From one Streptomyces chromofuscus genomic stretch:
- a CDS encoding winged helix-turn-helix transcriptional regulator yields the protein MTWLETSTENCTVQRTLELVGEKWSLLVLRDAMNGVRRFDDFRRHMGLSEAVLADRLRKLVNAGILETVPYREPGSRTRHEYRLTPKGWDLWPAMVALKQWGDRYTADIEGPPLEVRHRDCGEVVEAVIVCEGGHGALTPRQAYTCPGAAARTAH from the coding sequence ATGACCTGGCTGGAGACCAGTACCGAGAACTGCACGGTGCAGCGCACTCTCGAGCTCGTCGGCGAGAAGTGGTCGCTGCTGGTGCTGCGCGACGCCATGAACGGCGTGCGCCGCTTCGACGACTTCCGCCGCCACATGGGGCTGTCCGAGGCGGTGCTGGCGGACCGGCTGCGCAAGCTCGTCAACGCCGGGATTCTGGAGACCGTTCCGTACCGCGAGCCCGGCAGCCGTACGCGGCACGAGTATCGGCTCACCCCCAAGGGCTGGGACCTGTGGCCCGCGATGGTCGCCCTCAAGCAGTGGGGCGACCGCTACACCGCCGACATCGAGGGCCCGCCCCTGGAGGTCCGCCACCGCGACTGCGGCGAAGTCGTCGAGGCCGTGATCGTCTGCGAGGGCGGCCACGGCGCGCTCACTCCCCGGCAGGCCTACACCTGCCCAGGAGCCGCAGCCCGCACTGCGCACTGA
- a CDS encoding PaaI family thioesterase has protein sequence MARSRTFEWGDPQVSAAAVGRASGLEFLRDVLAGRLPAPPIAATLNFTLHEVESGRAVFTMEPGEEHYNPIGSVHGGVYATLLDSAAGCAVQSTLPAGTGYTSLDLNVKFLRPITVDTGKVRAVGTVLSQGRRTALAQAELFDSTDRLLAHATSSCMIFPVPAR, from the coding sequence ATGGCCAGGTCACGCACGTTCGAGTGGGGGGACCCCCAGGTGTCCGCGGCCGCGGTCGGCCGAGCGAGCGGCCTGGAGTTCCTCAGGGACGTGCTGGCCGGGCGCCTGCCCGCCCCGCCCATCGCCGCGACCCTCAACTTCACGCTCCACGAGGTCGAGTCGGGCCGCGCGGTGTTCACGATGGAACCGGGCGAGGAGCACTACAACCCCATCGGCAGCGTCCACGGCGGTGTCTACGCCACCCTGCTCGACTCCGCCGCCGGCTGCGCCGTGCAGTCCACCCTGCCGGCCGGCACGGGCTACACCTCGCTCGACCTGAACGTGAAGTTCCTGCGCCCGATCACCGTCGACACCGGCAAGGTCCGCGCCGTGGGCACCGTTCTCAGCCAGGGCCGTCGTACCGCCCTTGCCCAAGCCGAACTGTTCGACAGCACGGACCGTCTCCTGGCCCACGCCACGAGCAGCTGCATGATCTTCCCCGTCCCGGCCCGTTAG